Proteins encoded by one window of Portunus trituberculatus isolate SZX2019 unplaced genomic scaffold, ASM1759143v1 PGA_scaffold_515__1_contigs__length_20191, whole genome shotgun sequence:
- the LOC123500928 gene encoding histone H2A: protein MSGRGKGGKVKGKSKSRSSRAGLQFPVGRIHRLLRKGNYAERVGAGAPVYLAAVMEYLAAEVLELAGNAARDNKKTRIIPRHLQLAIRNDEELNKLLSGVTIAQGGVLPNIQAVLLPKKTEKK, encoded by the coding sequence ATGTCCGGACgcggcaaaggaggaaaggtgaagggaaagtcaaAGTCCCGTTCCAGCCGTGCTGGACTCCAGTTCCCGGTCGGCAGGATTCATCGCCTCCTGAGGAAGGGCAACTACGCCGAGCGAGTGGGGGCTGGCGCCCCCGTGTACCTTGCAGCGGTCATGGAGTACCTGGCCGCCGAAGTCCTCGAGCTTGCCGGCAACGCCGCCCGCGACAACAAGAAGACTCGCATCATCCCGCGTCACCTGCAGCTGGCCATCCGGAACGACGAGGAACTTAACAAGCTCCTCTCCGGGGTCACCATTGCACAGGGTGGCGTGCTGCCAAACATTCAGGCTGTGCTCCTTCCCAAGAAGACCGAGAAGAAGtaa